One genomic segment of Huiozyma naganishii CBS 8797 chromosome 8, complete genome includes these proteins:
- the ROX1 gene encoding Rox1p (similar to Saccharomyces cerevisiae ROX1 (YPR065W); ancestral locus Anc_3.354), with the protein MAALHNPLANGSAGAGGGGAATSTAATTTAAAVPVPTDSNGQLVNKNNKKGVKKIPRPRNAFILFRQHYHRILIDDWTKHGVDIPHNTQISKILGTKWKELGPEEKHQWDELARQEKLEHERKYPQYKYKPVRKTTKKKLQLQAEQQQQQQEQQQQQQQAQQQQQLQQAQQQEHLRQQHQHLQQPHIPVLSQNAGSTVPSMYHQPPPGAANVNTGAQATATAEMPNTYMPMSISGFYGGSAGANPAAYYPYTVPFTPSSSRSNTNSNVAAGANAPNNAAGDFFQQQQQQQQQQQQYAAMSAAQQQYGIGQDYSSISKNTSQVVLPYFADAKSTQQQQQQMYQDVAPYTTTADYVSNPATMGAGGGGSGATTATTAAASVSNNTTASTNGTHTARGGAAAAANTRLPPAQNYYYYNMPPQQLAPQPATQVTPQQISQQLHPTQYQDYNSIKNTTNALQQYHDYGNNKTAFHHQPPQQPHQLQLQQQQHQQPPSTTGSSIEHLDMGNVYHNTKPTNQN; encoded by the coding sequence CGTCCCCACTGATAGTAACGGACAACTGGTCAAtaaaaacaacaagaagggAGTCAAGAAGATCCCCAGGCCCAGAAACGCATTCATCCTGTTCAGACAGCACTACCATCGGATTCTGATCGACGATTGGACGAAACACGGCGTTGATATACCGCACAACACGCAGATTTCAAAGATCCTGGGCACCAAATGGAAGGAATTGGGGCCCGAGGAGAAACACCAGTGGGATGAACTGGCAAGACAGGAGAAATTGGAACACGAGAGGAAGTACCCACAGTACAAGTATAAGCCGGTTCGTAAGAccaccaagaagaaactgcagTTGCAAGcagaacagcagcagcaacaacaagaacaacagcagcagcagcagcaagcccagcaacaacaacaattaCAACAAGCCCAACAGCAAGAACACCTACGCCAACAGCACCAACACTTGCAACAACCACACATACCAGTGCTGTCGCAGAACGCCGGCAGCACAGTGCCGTCCATGTACCACCAGCCGCCCCCCGGAGCTGCCAACGTCAACACGGGCGCCCAGGCCACGGCTACTGCAGAGATGCCCAACACGTATATGCCGATGTCCATCTCCGGGTTCTACGGCGGGTCAGCGGGGGCAAACCCTGCAGCGTACTACCCGTACACTGTGCCCTTCACGCCAAGCTCATCGAGGTCAAACACAAACTCTAACGTGGCAGCAGGTGCTAATGCGCCAAACAACGCTGCTGGTGATTTCttccaacagcaacagcaacagcaacaacaacaacaacagtacgCGGCGATGTCCGCggcacaacaacagtacGGTATAGGACAGGACTACTCGTCGATCTCGAAGAACACTTCACAAGTGGTACTGCCGTACTTCGCAGACGCAAAGAGCacacaacagcaacagcaacagatgtACCAGGATGTCGCTCCTTATACCACCACTGCTGATTATGTGTCGAACCCAGCGACGATGGGTGCCGGAGGGGGTGGCAGTGGGGCCACGACCGCCACGACCGCGGCCGCCTCGGTCTCCAACAACACGACCGCCAGCACGAACGGCACCCACACGGCACGCGGGGGCGCCGCCGCCGCGGCAAACACAAGACTACCGCCGGCACAgaactactactactacaacaTGCCGCCGCAGCAACTGGCCCCACAGCCCGCGACACAGGTCACCCCACAGCAGATCTCACAGCAGCTGCACCCTACCCAATACCAGGACTACAACAGCATCAAGAACACTACTAACGCGCTGCAGCAGTACCACGACTacggcaacaacaagaCCGCCTTCCACCACCAGCCTCCGCAACAACCGCACCAACTGCAActacaacagcagcaacaccAGCAGCCACCAAGCACCACGGGCAGTAGCATCGAACACCTCGATATGGGCAACGTGTACCACAACACCAAACCGACGAACCAGAACTGA